From Sphingomonas sp. PAMC26645:
GCGCTGCACACCGCCGCCGCGACATTGCCGCGCGCAATCGCGGTGAAGGCAATCGACGACTGCACGGTCGAGGGGAGCAGCGTCAGGAACAACAACCCGGCGGCGAGCGGTCCGGTCACGAACGGCAACGCGGTCAGCCCGAGCCCGAAGAGTGGGAACGCGACGAAGGTGATGGCCAGTACCGCGAGATGCAGCTTCCAGTTGCGCAGCCCCGCCCAGATCGCATCGCGCGACAGCTTCGCGCCGTGGAGGAAGAACAGCAGGACGATGCCGATATCCGCCGCATAGCCGACGATCGTCGCCATCTCACCGCGTGCCGGCAGAATGCTCGCCAGCACGACGGTGCCGAGCAGCATCAGGATGAACGGCTCGAAGACCGCGAGGAAACGTCCGATCACGGATGCGCCTTCACATAGGCGTCGAGCGTCGCGAGATGGCCGCTGAGCGCTTCGTCGTCGAGGAAGCTGCCCAGGAAGCTGTTGCGCGCGAGCGTCACGACCTGCTCGCGCGACAGGCTCTTCGCGCGCGCTGTCTGCCGGAAATTCTCGCCGATATAGCCGCCGAAATACGCCGGATCGTCCGAATGGATCGTCGCGCGCAGGCCGAGGTCGAGCATCCGGTCGATCGGATGGTTCTCCAGCTTGTCGACGTTGCGCAGCGCGACGTTCGACAACGGGCACACGGTCAGCGTCATCGCGTCGCGAGCAAGCCGCGCGACCAGCGCCGGATCCTCCAGCGCGCGGTTGCCGTGATCGATGCGGTCTACCTGGAGGATGTCGAGCGCCTCGTGGATGTAGGCGGGCGGTCCCTCCTCGCCGGCATGTGCGCAGAGCATCAGCCCGGCATCCGCCGACGCCGCGAACACGCGCGCGAACTTCGACGGGGGATGGCCGACTTCGGACGAATCGAGCCCGACGCCGATGAACTGGTCGAGCCACGGCTCCGCCTGCGCGAACGTCTTGAACGCGTCCTCCTCGTCGAGATGGCGCAGGAAGCTCATGATCAGCCCGACCGACATGCCGTGCTTGGCCTGCGCCTCGTCGATCCCCGCGAACAGCCCGCGTGCGACCACATCGAAGGGTATGCCGCGGTGCGTGTGCGTCTGCGGGTCGAAGAAGATTTCGGCATGGACAACGCCGTCCTGCGCGACCCGGTCGAAATAGGCGACTGCCAGATCGCGGAAGTTCTCCTCGGTCTGGAGCACCGCAGCGCCCGCGTAATAGATGTCGAGGAAGGTCTGGAGATTGGTGAAGCTGTACGCCGCGCGGACGTCCTCGACGCTCCTGAACGGGATCGCGACCTTGTTGCGCTCGGCCAGCGCGAACATGAGCTCGGGCTCCAGGCTACCCTCGATGTGGAGGTGGAGTTCCGCCTTGGGCAGGTTCGTGATGAAGTCGTCGTTCGGGAAGGGGGTCATGGTCCGTCCTGTCGCTTGGGTCGCGTCGACTGCAACCATTCCGCCCGCCACGCACTACCGCAAGTGCGAAAGCCGTTGCATGACAATCCTGTCACGTTACCGAGCGCCGATACTTACGCGAAGGACACCATCGATGCCGACAGGATTGGTCGCACTGCTCGACGACATTGCCGGGATCACCAAGCTTGCCGCCGCCAGCCTCGACGATATCGCCGCGACCACCGGGAAGGCGGGCAGCAAGGCGATCGGCGTGGTGGTCGACGATGCCGCGGTCACGCCGCGCTACATGGTCGGGTTCGAGCCGAAGCGCGAACTCCCCATGATCTGGAAGATCGCGCTCGGGTCGTTCCGCAACAAGCTGGTCTTCATCCTGCCCGCCGCGTTGGCGTTGAGCGCGTTCGCGCCGTGGCTGCTAACACCGCTGCTGATGATCGGCGGCACGTATTTGTGTTTCGAGGGCGCGGAGAAGATCCTCGAGGCATTCGGCGGTGGTCATGCCGAGGAGGTCGTCGCCGAGCCGGTCGATGCCGCGACGCTGGAGGCGCAGAAGGTTTCGGGCGCGATCCGCACCGATTTCATCCTGTCCGCCGAAATCATGGTGATCGCGCTGTCGGATGTCGCGACCAAGCCGATCTGGGAGCAGGCGATCGTGTTGGCGCTGGTCGGGATCGTCATCACCATCGGCGTCTACGGCGTGGTCGCGCTGATCGTGAAGATGGACGATATCGGCCTGCATCTGGCGCAGCGCAGCAGCGCGGTCGTGCAGGCGATCGGGCGTGGGCTGGTGAAGGGCATGCCGATCGTGATGTCGGCGCTGTCGGTGATCGGCACCGCGGCGATGGTGTGGGTCGGTGGGCAGATCATCGTTCACGGGATCGAGGAGTTCGGGTTCACCGCCTTGCCGCACTGGATCCACGATACGGCGGAGGCTGCGTCGCATGCGGTGCCGTTCGCCAAGGGCGCGGTGAGTTGGGTGATGAGCGCGTTCTTCTCGGGGATCGTCGGGTTGATCCTGGGTGGTGCGATCGCGCTGGGCTTGCATGCGGTGAAGAAGCCGAAGGCGCACTGACCGGGAGAGCACTGTCCGCCCTACCTTGTTCTCCCGCGAAGGCGGGAGCCCAGTCTGGGTCCCCGCCGTCGCGGGGAAACACGTCGCGGTTGGGTATGAAACGCTACCAACACCTAGCACCACCCCGGCGGAGACCGGGCCCAGTTGGGGAACGTGGCTAACTAAAGATGCGCTCTGTTACGGTGACTTTTCCGACTGGGCCCCGGCCTTCGCCGGGGTGGTAACGCATCCAGAAGGGGTTGATTCCCTACTTAGCCGTCCACTTCCCCATCCATCCCAGCACTTCCCCATACCATTGCCGCGAGTTCTTCGGCTTCAGCACCCAGTGGTTCTCGCCCGGGTTCACCAGCAACCGCGACGGGATCTCGCGGCGCTGCAACGCCGTGAACGTCGCCAGCCCCTGCGTGTACGGAATGCGGAAGTCCTTCTCGCCGGTGATCACCAGCATCGGCGTCTTCCACTTCGCCACATAATTGACCGGGTTCCATTTCTCGAACGCCTGCGGGTCCTCGTAATAGGCTTTCCCGCCATGCTCCCATTCGTCGAACCAGAGCTCCTCGGTCTCGTACGCCATCGCGCGCGCGTCGAACACGCCGTCATGCTGGACGATGCACTTGAACCGATCGGGCCACTGCCCCTCGATCCAGTTCATCATGTAGCCGCCGTACGACGCACCGAGCGCACACGCATTGTCGGCGTCGAGCCATGCGAACTTGTCCGTCGCGGCAGCCAGCCCCTTCTTCAGATCCTCGAGCGGCCAGCCGCCCCAATTGTTGCTGATCGCATCGGTGAAACCCTGGCCGTAGCCGGTCGACCCGTGGAAATCGACCGCGACCAGGCCGTAGCCCGCGCCCGCGAACACGGCCGGATTCCAGCGATACGACCAGCTGTTGTTGCTCGATCCCTGCGGGCCGCCGTGGACCATGTACGCGATCGGCACCTTCCCGCTGGAACCGTACGGCTTCACCGCATAGCCCCAAACGGTGTCGGCGTTCGCGCCCTTGAAGTTGAACCGCGTGACCGTCGGCATGTCGATCCCGGCGAGCTTGGCGGCGTTGACCTGCGTCAGCCGCTGCGGTGCGCCAGTGCCAACACGAAAGAAATCGGCTGGTGCGGTGAGGCTGTCGATCGCCACTACGGGACCACGCGGCGTGATCGCGACCGCGGCGACATGCCCTTCCTGCGTCAGCCGCGTGACCGCACCGCTTGTCGCATCGACACGGAACAGCGGCGTCTCCTGCGTGTCGTCCGCCGTCACGTAGAGCGACTTCGAGTCCGGCGCCCACGCGATCGAGCCGACCGACCGGTCCCAGCGCTCGGTCAGCGACACCGTCTTGCCGCTGGCGATGTCGCGCAGCGTCAGCACCTGGCGATCCGCCTCGAACCCCGGCCGGCGCATCGCGAAATAGGCGAGCGTGCGGCCATCGGGCGACACGGTCGGGAGGTTGTCGGTCGCCTTGTTCGCCGCGGTCAGGTTGACCGGTGCCGCCGAGCCGTCCGCGG
This genomic window contains:
- a CDS encoding DUF808 domain-containing protein gives rise to the protein MPTGLVALLDDIAGITKLAAASLDDIAATTGKAGSKAIGVVVDDAAVTPRYMVGFEPKRELPMIWKIALGSFRNKLVFILPAALALSAFAPWLLTPLLMIGGTYLCFEGAEKILEAFGGGHAEEVVAEPVDAATLEAQKVSGAIRTDFILSAEIMVIALSDVATKPIWEQAIVLALVGIVITIGVYGVVALIVKMDDIGLHLAQRSSAVVQAIGRGLVKGMPIVMSALSVIGTAAMVWVGGQIIVHGIEEFGFTALPHWIHDTAEAASHAVPFAKGAVSWVMSAFFSGIVGLILGGAIALGLHAVKKPKAH
- a CDS encoding S9 family peptidase → MKIMLSASLAVLAFASAPAAARQLTIDDVTMLSRVGAPTASQDGHWLVWAQRETDLAADKGRYDLWRLDLTTPGAAPVKLLADPQVNENDPQIVGSTVYFTSDKGGEDAVWSVPVTGGTPRKLTSFKGGFSGFKVAPTGDRLLVWADRKPGAPSLEPAMVKKDPNAGAGRTYDQLFVRHWDTWADGTRSQLFVLPLTAAGATGNGVPLVGALVGDTPSKPNGGGEEISWSPDGRTVYFALREAGRIEALSTDLDIFSVPADGSAAPVNLTAANKATDNLPTVSPDGRTLAYFAMRRPGFEADRQVLTLRDIASGKTVSLTERWDRSVGSIAWAPDSKSLYVTADDTQETPLFRVDATSGAVTRLTQEGHVAAVAITPRGPVVAIDSLTAPADFFRVGTGAPQRLTQVNAAKLAGIDMPTVTRFNFKGANADTVWGYAVKPYGSSGKVPIAYMVHGGPQGSSNNSWSYRWNPAVFAGAGYGLVAVDFHGSTGYGQGFTDAISNNWGGWPLEDLKKGLAAATDKFAWLDADNACALGASYGGYMMNWIEGQWPDRFKCIVQHDGVFDARAMAYETEELWFDEWEHGGKAYYEDPQAFEKWNPVNYVAKWKTPMLVITGEKDFRIPYTQGLATFTALQRREIPSRLLVNPGENHWVLKPKNSRQWYGEVLGWMGKWTAK
- a CDS encoding adenosine deaminase; this translates as MTPFPNDDFITNLPKAELHLHIEGSLEPELMFALAERNKVAIPFRSVEDVRAAYSFTNLQTFLDIYYAGAAVLQTEENFRDLAVAYFDRVAQDGVVHAEIFFDPQTHTHRGIPFDVVARGLFAGIDEAQAKHGMSVGLIMSFLRHLDEEDAFKTFAQAEPWLDQFIGVGLDSSEVGHPPSKFARVFAASADAGLMLCAHAGEEGPPAYIHEALDILQVDRIDHGNRALEDPALVARLARDAMTLTVCPLSNVALRNVDKLENHPIDRMLDLGLRATIHSDDPAYFGGYIGENFRQTARAKSLSREQVVTLARNSFLGSFLDDEALSGHLATLDAYVKAHP